The following proteins are encoded in a genomic region of Maribacter hydrothermalis:
- a CDS encoding FMN-binding protein, whose product MKFTFKKVSLGFIIIFLLMGFGLPKNIQKKVDKEIAAYFDIDTFTMEAVSVLKNNKLDLPSKFDGENLLRVFDGKSPVGYVYVEQAPSKTANFDYMILLDNNFKILHSKVLIYREEYGGEIGSKRWLKQFNGKMPGDRVDHESNIDGIAGATISVRSMTNAIDDLLQSLSILKKHKVL is encoded by the coding sequence ATGAAGTTCACATTTAAAAAAGTTTCACTTGGTTTTATTATTATTTTCCTTTTGATGGGATTTGGTCTACCAAAAAATATTCAAAAGAAAGTAGATAAAGAGATAGCAGCTTATTTCGATATTGATACGTTTACTATGGAAGCTGTTTCTGTTCTAAAAAACAATAAATTAGATTTGCCAAGTAAGTTTGATGGAGAAAATTTACTACGTGTTTTTGACGGGAAAAGCCCGGTAGGTTATGTTTATGTGGAACAAGCACCCAGTAAAACGGCCAACTTCGATTATATGATTTTGTTAGATAATAATTTTAAAATCTTACATTCTAAAGTTTTAATTTATCGCGAGGAATATGGAGGCGAAATAGGAAGTAAGCGATGGCTAAAGCAATTTAATGGTAAAATGCCAGGCGATCGCGTAGACCACGAAAGTAACATAGATGGTATTGCCGGGGCTACTATTTCTGTGCGATCTATGACCAATGCAATTGATGACCTTTTACAAAGTTTATCTATTTTAAAGAAGCATAAAGTATTATAA
- the guaB gene encoding IMP dehydrogenase yields MQAHQNKILGEGLTYDDVLLVPAFSEVLPREVNIQTKFTRNITINVPIISAAMDTVTESRMAIAMAQEGGIGVLHKNMTIEQQAMKVRKVKRAESGMILDPVTLPLDSKVKDAKASMKEYGIGGIPIVDADGKLLGIVTNRDLRFEKNNERPIAEVMTSENLVTAAEGTSLSEAEDILQEHKIEKLPVVDKNYKLVGLITFRDITKLTQKPSANKDQYGRLRVAAALGVTGDAVDRAEALVNAGVDAVVIDTAHGHTKGVVAVLQAVKKKFPNLDVIVGNIATGEAAKFLVEAGADAVKVGIGPGSICTTRVVAGVGFPQFSAVLEVAAAIKGSGVPVIADGGIRYTGDIPKAIAAGADTVMLGSLLAGTKESPGETIIYEGRKFKSYRGMGSVEAMKQGSKDRYFQDVEDDIKKLVPEGIVGRVPYKGELYESIHQFVGGLRAGMGYCGAKDIATLQETGRFVKITASGINESHPHDVTITKESPNYSR; encoded by the coding sequence ATGCAAGCTCACCAAAACAAAATTCTAGGAGAAGGTCTAACATACGACGACGTATTATTAGTACCCGCATTTTCTGAAGTACTTCCAAGAGAAGTAAATATCCAGACTAAATTCACAAGAAATATCACAATAAATGTACCGATAATATCTGCTGCGATGGATACGGTTACCGAGTCTAGAATGGCTATAGCTATGGCTCAAGAAGGTGGAATTGGCGTTTTGCATAAGAATATGACCATAGAGCAGCAGGCCATGAAGGTGAGAAAGGTAAAACGAGCAGAAAGTGGTATGATCTTAGATCCTGTTACTTTGCCACTTGATTCCAAAGTGAAAGATGCCAAAGCTAGCATGAAGGAATACGGTATTGGAGGTATCCCGATAGTAGATGCCGATGGGAAACTTTTAGGTATTGTAACCAATAGGGATTTACGTTTCGAGAAAAATAACGAAAGGCCAATAGCTGAGGTAATGACATCAGAGAATCTGGTAACAGCTGCAGAAGGTACTTCACTTTCAGAGGCGGAAGATATATTGCAAGAACACAAAATTGAAAAATTACCTGTTGTAGATAAAAACTATAAGTTGGTTGGTTTGATTACATTTCGTGATATTACAAAACTTACCCAAAAACCTAGTGCAAATAAGGATCAATATGGTCGTTTGCGTGTGGCGGCTGCGTTAGGTGTTACGGGTGATGCGGTTGATAGGGCAGAAGCATTGGTTAATGCCGGTGTAGATGCTGTAGTTATTGATACAGCTCATGGCCATACAAAAGGCGTGGTTGCGGTATTACAAGCAGTGAAGAAAAAATTTCCGAATCTAGATGTTATTGTTGGTAACATTGCTACTGGCGAAGCAGCAAAATTTTTGGTAGAAGCTGGTGCAGATGCCGTTAAAGTTGGTATTGGTCCAGGTTCTATTTGTACTACAAGGGTAGTTGCAGGTGTAGGTTTTCCACAATTTTCTGCAGTATTAGAAGTAGCAGCAGCTATAAAAGGCTCAGGTGTTCCGGTAATTGCCGATGGGGGTATTCGTTACACGGGCGATATTCCAAAAGCAATTGCAGCAGGTGCAGACACCGTAATGTTAGGTTCACTTTTAGCGGGTACAAAAGAATCTCCTGGGGAAACCATTATCTATGAAGGACGTAAATTTAAATCGTATAGAGGAATGGGTTCGGTAGAAGCAATGAAACAAGGTAGTAAGGATCGTTACTTTCAGGATGTTGAAGATGATATTAAAAAATTAGTACCAGAAGGTATCGTAGGTCGTGTGCCTTATAAAGGAGAATTGTATGAAAGTATTCACCAATTTGTCGGCGGGCTAAGAGCTGGTATGGGGTATTGTGGCGCTAAGGATATTGCAACTTTACAAGAGACGGGTAGGTTCGTAAAAATTACCGCTAGTGGTATAAATGAAAGTCATCCACATGACGTTACCATTACTAAAGAAAGCCCCAATTATAGTAGGTAA
- a CDS encoding BACON domain-containing protein yields MKTNNFVVSHIFLLCFIIFIPLSCTTEESGSEDSLQISTNSIVLDENGRGTVEVSITGKGEYTINFVEIPEWLSFAYFNSDAIVSEGNNLELEVIATSNLVPGIYTGTAIITAEGVGSVSLIVTYEVLASNMNLSKNILDFGYFENELEFEITNTNGPTFNWEIQNSNSFITYEPSTGILNQGASITVRAILNREVLTSDISDFKIPISSNLDQVIDQNVNINYFKEEKFLIDGVVVDAEYDRENDVLIFVSTSPNKLNKYNPITKQVSSLDLNMSPNCVSIAQDGNHAAVGHNGRFSYVNLQTMQLEQMFEVTCDASDIILAPNNWVYVFQKDYQGTEFRCFSLGNGMETLSTGWGYYNSKAKLHPSGNYLYVANNGLTPSDFDKYDITGGAAIHLYDSPYHGDFDFAGNIWINESGNRLFAKSRNVFDATDDQLTDMKYDGVLDGVQMIATMDVHTAKNKLYAILETGDGWPKIPGNIINVYDAEFLTYQSQITLPGFLKNNEDEHPGVYDSEGHYSFFNGDGTEYYVLVKTKSNYNPYDGSNYYFPNDWAIVTLPVN; encoded by the coding sequence ATGAAGACAAATAATTTTGTTGTTTCTCACATTTTTTTACTTTGTTTTATCATTTTTATTCCTTTAAGTTGTACTACTGAAGAAAGTGGTTCAGAGGATAGTTTGCAAATTTCTACTAATAGCATTGTTTTGGATGAAAACGGTCGCGGAACAGTAGAAGTTTCGATAACTGGAAAAGGAGAATATACCATTAATTTTGTCGAAATTCCTGAATGGCTCAGTTTTGCTTATTTTAATAGTGATGCTATAGTGTCTGAAGGGAATAATTTGGAGTTAGAAGTTATTGCTACCTCTAACCTAGTGCCTGGTATATACACAGGAACTGCAATTATTACTGCTGAAGGTGTTGGGTCAGTTTCATTAATTGTAACTTATGAAGTTCTAGCTTCGAACATGAACTTGTCCAAAAATATTCTTGATTTTGGATATTTTGAGAATGAGCTAGAATTTGAAATAACCAATACAAATGGGCCTACTTTTAATTGGGAGATTCAAAATTCTAATTCCTTTATAACTTATGAGCCATCAACAGGAATTTTAAATCAAGGTGCCTCTATAACCGTTAGAGCCATTTTAAATAGAGAAGTGCTTACTTCAGATATTTCTGATTTTAAAATACCCATTAGTAGTAATTTAGATCAGGTTATTGATCAGAATGTAAACATAAATTATTTTAAGGAAGAAAAGTTTTTGATTGATGGGGTAGTTGTAGATGCAGAATATGATCGTGAAAACGATGTGTTAATATTTGTTTCAACTTCCCCAAATAAATTAAACAAGTATAATCCTATAACAAAACAGGTCAGTAGTTTAGATCTTAATATGTCTCCTAATTGCGTTTCTATTGCTCAAGATGGTAATCATGCAGCAGTAGGGCACAACGGCCGTTTTTCTTATGTTAATCTTCAAACCATGCAATTGGAACAAATGTTTGAGGTTACATGTGACGCAAGCGATATTATTTTAGCACCAAATAACTGGGTTTATGTTTTTCAAAAAGACTATCAAGGCACAGAATTTCGTTGCTTTTCTTTGGGAAATGGAATGGAAACCCTAAGCACTGGTTGGGGATACTATAATTCTAAGGCAAAATTACATCCTTCTGGTAATTATCTTTATGTAGCCAATAATGGATTAACTCCTTCAGATTTTGACAAGTATGATATTACTGGTGGCGCTGCTATACATTTATACGATTCGCCATATCATGGAGATTTTGACTTTGCTGGTAACATATGGATTAATGAAAGTGGAAACAGGTTGTTTGCAAAGAGCAGAAATGTTTTTGACGCTACAGATGATCAACTAACAGATATGAAATATGATGGGGTATTGGACGGTGTACAAATGATTGCTACAATGGATGTGCATACTGCCAAGAATAAGCTGTACGCAATTTTAGAGACTGGAGATGGCTGGCCGAAAATACCAGGTAATATTATAAATGTCTATGACGCAGAATTTTTAACGTACCAATCTCAAATTACCTTGCCTGGATTTTTAAAAAACAATGAAGATGAACACCCTGGTGTTTATGATTCTGAAGGTCATTATAGTTTTTTTAATGGTGATGGTACGGAATACTATGTTCTTGTTAAAACTAAGTCTAATTACAATCCTTATGACGGTAGTAATTATTACTTCCCTAACGATTGGGCTATTGTTACCTTGCCAGTTAATTAA
- a CDS encoding M1 family metallopeptidase: protein MKNLFYASFLVVLLISCSNDNEVAKQVESGVSEAMATQRASLISKVHYNLSFDIPKQQEDPISSKLILDFDLKQLQEPVYLDFKEETSKIKSVSINETDVAILHKNEHIILPKEYLIKGNNTITIEFYAGELSLNRNEDYLYTLLVPDRARTLFPCFDQPNIKGIYTLNISAPNDWKVLCGSKEIKQTQQGEYTRHEFGASDQMSTYLFSFVTGKFESVTQKPATMDMTMLYRETDSTKIKYSLDSIFNLHQQSLSFLEAYTAYLFPFQKMDFASIPGFQYGGMEHVGAIQYRENSLFLDESATANNKLSRAKLIAHETSHMWFGDLVTMNWFNDVWMKEMFANFMADKIMNPAFPDIDHQLAFMITHYPNAYSEDRTLGTNPIRQDLENLNNAGSLYGSIIYNKAPIMMRQLETVLGKEAFQKGIQEYIKTFAFKNAVWGELITILDKKSSIDMVAWSDVWVNNSSRPIFSDSIEYDGDNKIASFKLSQKAEDISDHSWPQTFEVLFLYPDETKTLTVNMIANELILDEAIGLSKPTSILYNSNAEGYGVFPLKEKDLEIIPKINDQVARGYAYINVYENMLNGSITPTAAIKLYSKGLVNEKNELLINLISRYSTSVFWKYLTAEQRLFYQKEISEQVWSKLQEELPANIKKTLYATYTSIGYTDVSLKHLYEIWNKKLVIKDLKLNDDNYTELAMDLALYGHPESKNILKRAEQTISNNDKLNRLKFLLPSLSKDQQTRNDFFESLKQEENRAKESWVANAMNNLNHPLLQKESIQYLRASLDLLDEIQKTGDIFFPKRWLSSTIGNYSSPEAYEILQSYLEENPNLNSSLKLKVLQASDDLRRVQLLHKPIDSSLD, encoded by the coding sequence ATGAAGAACTTATTTTACGCTAGTTTTTTAGTTGTCCTTTTAATTTCTTGCTCTAACGACAATGAAGTTGCAAAGCAAGTTGAATCTGGTGTGTCAGAAGCAATGGCAACACAAAGAGCTTCTCTAATCTCAAAAGTTCATTATAACCTTAGTTTTGATATCCCTAAGCAACAGGAAGATCCTATAAGTTCTAAATTAATTTTAGACTTTGATTTAAAACAACTTCAAGAACCTGTTTACTTAGACTTTAAAGAAGAAACATCAAAAATAAAATCGGTATCCATTAATGAAACAGATGTTGCTATTCTTCATAAAAATGAACACATCATTTTGCCAAAAGAATACTTAATAAAAGGAAATAACACTATTACCATTGAGTTTTATGCCGGCGAACTTTCTTTAAATAGAAATGAAGATTATTTATACACCTTATTAGTACCTGATCGTGCAAGAACATTATTTCCTTGTTTTGATCAGCCTAATATAAAAGGAATTTACACCTTGAATATTTCAGCGCCAAACGACTGGAAAGTTTTATGCGGTTCCAAGGAAATAAAGCAAACGCAGCAAGGTGAATACACTAGGCATGAATTTGGTGCTTCTGACCAAATGAGCACATATCTATTTTCATTTGTAACAGGCAAATTTGAATCTGTGACCCAAAAACCGGCTACTATGGATATGACCATGCTATACCGCGAAACAGATTCTACTAAAATTAAGTACAGCTTAGATTCTATTTTCAATTTACATCAACAATCCCTATCATTTTTAGAAGCATATACCGCATATCTTTTTCCTTTTCAAAAAATGGATTTTGCATCGATACCCGGATTTCAATATGGCGGTATGGAACATGTCGGTGCAATTCAATATAGAGAAAATTCGCTCTTTTTAGATGAGAGTGCAACCGCCAATAATAAATTAAGTCGTGCAAAACTAATTGCCCACGAAACTTCTCATATGTGGTTTGGCGATCTAGTAACTATGAATTGGTTTAATGATGTTTGGATGAAAGAAATGTTTGCAAACTTCATGGCAGATAAGATCATGAATCCTGCTTTTCCAGATATAGACCATCAATTAGCTTTCATGATTACCCACTACCCTAATGCTTACAGTGAGGACAGAACATTGGGCACTAACCCTATTCGGCAAGATTTAGAAAACCTCAACAACGCAGGTTCCCTTTATGGCAGCATTATTTACAATAAAGCACCAATAATGATGCGCCAACTAGAAACCGTTTTAGGTAAAGAGGCATTTCAGAAAGGTATACAGGAATATATAAAAACATTTGCCTTTAAAAATGCTGTATGGGGAGAGCTAATTACAATTTTGGACAAAAAATCATCCATAGATATGGTTGCGTGGAGCGATGTTTGGGTCAATAATTCTAGCAGACCCATTTTCAGTGATTCCATAGAATATGATGGTGATAACAAAATCGCATCATTTAAACTATCCCAAAAAGCAGAAGATATTTCTGACCACTCATGGCCACAAACATTTGAAGTGCTGTTTCTATATCCTGATGAAACAAAAACATTGACCGTAAATATGATTGCCAATGAATTGATTTTAGATGAAGCTATTGGGTTATCTAAACCAACTTCAATACTTTATAATTCCAATGCAGAGGGCTATGGTGTATTTCCACTCAAAGAAAAAGATCTAGAAATCATACCAAAAATTAATGACCAAGTGGCTCGTGGCTATGCCTACATTAATGTGTATGAGAATATGCTAAATGGCAGTATTACTCCCACTGCAGCAATAAAGCTATACTCAAAAGGGCTAGTTAATGAAAAGAATGAATTATTAATTAATCTCATCTCTAGGTACTCCACTTCAGTTTTTTGGAAATATCTTACAGCAGAACAACGCCTTTTTTATCAGAAAGAAATTAGTGAGCAAGTATGGTCTAAATTACAAGAAGAGTTACCAGCAAATATCAAAAAGACATTGTACGCTACCTACACATCAATTGGTTATACAGATGTTTCATTAAAACACTTATATGAAATTTGGAACAAAAAATTAGTGATTAAGGACCTAAAACTTAACGATGACAATTATACCGAATTAGCAATGGATTTGGCACTATACGGGCACCCAGAGAGTAAAAATATTTTAAAAAGAGCAGAACAGACTATTAGCAATAATGATAAATTAAATAGGCTTAAATTTTTGCTACCGTCTTTATCAAAAGACCAGCAGACTAGAAATGATTTTTTCGAGTCTTTAAAACAAGAAGAAAACCGAGCAAAAGAATCGTGGGTTGCTAATGCAATGAATAATTTAAATCACCCTTTACTTCAAAAAGAATCCATTCAGTATCTAAGAGCTAGTTTAGACTTATTAGATGAAATACAAAAAACAGGAGATATCTTTTTCCCAAAAAGATGGCTAAGTAGTACTATAGGAAATTACAGTTCACCGGAAGCATATGAAATTTTACAAAGTTACTTAGAAGAAAATCCGAATTTAAATTCATCCTTAAAATTAAAAGTGCTTCAAGCTTCAGATGATTTAAGAAGGGTTCAACTTTTGCATAAACCGATTGATTCTTCACTAGATTAA
- a CDS encoding thioredoxin family protein, with protein MKSHSNYFSKILLPIAFILITSVSLAQEVKWLSWDEAAQLAATEKNPKKVFVDVYTDWCGWCKKMDKDTFQNPEVAAYMSENYYMVKFDGEGKDPVEYKGKTYKFVPSGRKGYHEFAAALMQGRLSYPTTIFLDEELNMLSPIPGYQKPEPFLEIARYFGDNIYKEKDWKAYTGAAGK; from the coding sequence ATGAAATCGCATTCTAATTATTTTTCAAAAATACTTTTACCGATTGCTTTTATACTAATTACAAGCGTCTCATTAGCTCAGGAAGTAAAATGGCTTTCTTGGGATGAAGCTGCACAACTTGCTGCGACTGAAAAAAACCCTAAGAAGGTATTTGTGGATGTATATACTGATTGGTGCGGGTGGTGCAAGAAAATGGATAAAGATACTTTTCAAAACCCTGAGGTAGCTGCATATATGTCGGAAAACTATTATATGGTGAAATTTGATGGAGAAGGTAAAGATCCTGTCGAATATAAAGGTAAGACATATAAGTTTGTTCCATCTGGTAGAAAAGGTTATCATGAGTTTGCGGCTGCCCTAATGCAAGGCCGCTTAAGTTACCCAACTACTATTTTTTTAGATGAGGAACTAAATATGCTTTCACCAATACCTGGTTATCAAAAACCGGAGCCATTCTTAGAAATAGCTCGTTATTTTGGCGATAACATATATAAGGAAAAAGACTGGAAAGCCTATACTGGTGCAGCTGGCAAATAA
- the lysA gene encoding diaminopimelate decarboxylase, translated as MKNEDLLQIAKTYGDPVYVYDSEKIISQFNRLTKAFSSVKKLKLNYAAKALSNITILRLMNSLGSGLDTVSIQEVQLGLLAGFKPESIIFTPNGVSLEEIEAASKLGVRINIDNLSILEQFGSKHPKIPVCIRINPHVMAGGNSNISVGHIDSKFGISIHQIPHLLRIVELTKMNINGIHMHTGSDILDIDVFLYASEILFDTARNFKNLDFIDFGSGFKVPYKDGDIETNIEELGKKLSTRFNEFCKEYGKDLTLAFEPGKFLVSEAGVFLAKVNVVKQTTSTVFASVDSGFNHLIRPMLYGATHSIKNISNPEGRERYYSVVGYICETDTFASNKRINEITEGDILCFKNAGAYCFTMASNYNSRFRPPEVLWHKGKAILIRERETFDDLIRNQVDLKDLFTVKQIAKVK; from the coding sequence ATGAAAAATGAGGATTTGTTACAAATAGCAAAAACCTATGGAGATCCGGTTTATGTCTATGACTCTGAAAAAATAATTTCACAATTCAATAGATTAACAAAAGCATTTAGTTCAGTAAAAAAATTGAAACTAAATTATGCTGCCAAGGCCCTTTCTAATATTACCATCTTAAGGCTAATGAATAGTTTGGGAAGCGGATTAGATACGGTTTCTATCCAAGAAGTACAACTTGGATTGCTTGCTGGATTTAAACCGGAATCAATCATATTTACACCTAACGGCGTTTCTCTTGAAGAAATTGAAGCTGCTTCTAAATTAGGGGTGCGTATTAATATTGATAACCTATCTATTCTAGAGCAATTTGGAAGTAAGCACCCAAAAATACCCGTTTGTATACGAATTAATCCGCATGTAATGGCAGGAGGAAATTCTAATATTTCTGTAGGACATATTGATTCTAAATTCGGCATCAGTATTCATCAGATTCCTCATTTACTGCGTATAGTAGAATTGACTAAAATGAATATCAATGGTATTCATATGCATACTGGTAGTGATATTTTAGATATTGATGTATTCCTATATGCTTCTGAAATATTATTTGATACCGCACGTAATTTCAAAAACCTTGACTTTATAGATTTTGGTAGCGGTTTTAAAGTTCCTTATAAAGATGGGGATATCGAAACCAATATAGAAGAATTAGGAAAAAAATTAAGCACCCGTTTTAACGAATTTTGCAAAGAATACGGTAAAGATTTAACCTTGGCATTTGAGCCCGGTAAGTTTTTAGTAAGTGAGGCAGGGGTTTTCCTAGCTAAAGTTAATGTCGTTAAACAAACAACTTCAACTGTATTTGCAAGTGTAGATTCTGGTTTCAACCATTTAATACGCCCAATGCTTTATGGTGCAACTCATAGTATTAAAAACATATCTAATCCTGAAGGTAGAGAGCGCTATTATTCTGTTGTAGGCTATATCTGCGAAACGGATACATTCGCCAGCAATAAGCGTATAAATGAAATTACTGAAGGCGATATACTTTGCTTTAAAAATGCCGGAGCATATTGTTTTACCATGGCAAGTAATTACAATTCTAGATTTAGACCACCAGAAGTTCTATGGCATAAAGGAAAAGCAATTCTCATACGAGAAAGAGAAACTTTTGATGATTTAATTCGCAATCAAGTAGACTTAAAAGATTTGTTTACTGTTAAACAAATTGCCAAAGTGAAATAA